From Medicago truncatula cultivar Jemalong A17 chromosome 7, MtrunA17r5.0-ANR, whole genome shotgun sequence, a single genomic window includes:
- the LOC11428701 gene encoding protein RETICULATA-RELATED 3, chloroplastic, whose protein sequence is MNTMFYLAVDLLVLESDQMETMALLRFNPPFGQSHALSFPLPLFPQPQFHNCSIYLTKPTHLPQRLKLSFAGGDGGGGVGWGGGGGGDGSSGGDDGKSGDSSFGILGLFLNGWRSRVAADPQFPFKVLSEELVGVSSAVLGDMATRPNFGLNELDFVFSTLVVGAILNFTLMYLLAPTLGSATAKVPAIFASCPKSHMFEPGAYSLLDRFGTLVYKGTIFAVVGLGAGLVGTALSNGLVSMRKKMDPNFESPNKPPPTLLNGLTWAAHMGFSSNLRYQTLNGVEFMLEKVLNPLVFKTSVVVLRCGNNVLGGMTFVMLARLTGSQNAGEKKPSQLEVGLGEKVER, encoded by the exons ATGAACACCAT GTTTTACCTTGCTGTTGATCTTCTTGTTCTAGAATCAg ATCAAATGGAAACTATGGCTCTTCTACGATTTAATCCTCCATTTGGTCAGAGTCATGCACTTTCATTtccattaccattatttccacaACCTCAGTTTCATAATTGTTCTATATATCTTACCAAGCCAACCCATTTGCCTCAAAGATTGAAACTTAGCTTTGCTGGAGGGGATGGTGGTGGGGGAGTTGGTtggggtggtggtggtggcggaGATGGAAGTTCGGGAGGTGATGATGGAAAGTCAGGCGATTCATCTTTTGGAATTTTGGGTCTGTTTCTGAATGGTTGGAGATCAAGGGTTGCTGCCGATCCACAGTTTCCTTTCAAGGTTCTGAGCGAGGAGTTGGTTGGTGTCAGTTCTGCTGTTTTAGGTGACATGGCTACAAGGCCTAATTTTGGGTTGAATGaacttgattttgtgttttcaacTCTTGTTGTTGGTGCTATTCTCAATTTTACACTCATGTATCTCTTGGCACCAACATTGGGATCTGCTACAGCCAAAGTGCCGGCTATCTTTGCATCTTGTCCTAAGAGTCACATGTTTGAACCTGGTGCTTATAGTTTATTGGATAGGTTTGGAACTTTGGTGTATAAAGGAACTATTTTTGCTGTTGTTGGGCTTGGTGCTGGTCTTGTTGGAACAGCACTTTCAAATGGGTTGGTCAGTATGAGGAAGAAAATGGATCCCAACTTTGAGTCCCCAAACAAGCCTCCACCTACATTGCTGAATGGTCTCACTTGGGCTGCTCATATGGGTTTCAGCAGCAACCTCAGGTACCAAACTCTCAATGGTGTTGAGTTCATGCTGGAGAAAGTGCTTAATCCTTTGGTATTCAAGACCTCAGTTGTGGTTCTCAGGTGTGGGAACAATGTTCTTGGGGGAATGACTTTTGTGATGTTGGCAAGGTTGACAGGGTCACAGAATGCTGGTGAGAAGAAGCCATCACAATTGGAGGTTGGATTAGGTGAGAAGGTTGAAAGGTAA
- the LOC11436419 gene encoding KH domain-containing protein At2g38610: MSGLYNQNFSHARAASPQIRPSSEVDSQYLSELLAEHQKLGPFLQVLPICSRLLNQEILRVSGMLSNQGFGDFDRLQHRSPSPMASSNLMSNVSGTGMGAWNSLQQERLCGPPGMNMDWQSAPASPSSFTVKRILRLEIPVDTFPNFNFVGRLLGPRGNSLKRVEATTGCRVYIRGKGSIKDPEKEDKLRGRPGYEHLNENLHILIEADLPANVVDIRLRQAQEIIEELLKPVDESQDFIKRQQLRELALLNSNFREESPGPSGSVSPFNSSGMKRAKPGR, translated from the exons ATGTCAGGTTTGTATAATCAGAACTTCTCTCATGCTAGAGCAGCTTCTCCTCAGATTAGACCCAGCTCAGAAGTTGACAG TCAGTATCTGTCAGAGTTGCTGGCAGAACATCAAAAGCTTGGACCTTTTCTGCAAGTGCTTCCTATATGTAGCCGCCTCTTGAATCAAG AAATATTAAGAGTTTCTGGAATGCTGTCCAACCAAGGTTTTGGTGACTTTGATAGACTACAGCATAGAAGTCCTAGTCCTATGGCTTCTTCAAACCTCATGTCAAATGTCTCTGGGACAGGAATGGGTGCATGGAATAGTCTTCAGCAGGAG AGATTATGTGGACCCCCTGGAATGAATATGGACTGGCAAAGTGCACCTGCAAGTCCTAGTTCATTCACTGTCAAGAGAATATTACGCCTGGAAATTCCAGTAGACACATTCCCCAAT tttaattttgttgGAAGACTTCTGGGACCTAGAGGCAATTCTTTGAAACGGGTAGAAGCTACTACTGGTTGCCGCGTGTATATTAGAGGAAAGGGATCAATAAAAGATCCGGAAAAG GAAGACAAATTACGAGGAAGACCAGGCTATGAGCATCTCAATGAAAATCTACACATATTGATTGAGGCTGATTTACCTGCCAATGTTGTTGACATAAGGCTCAGACAGGCTCAGGAAATCATAGAAGAACTGCTCAAACCTGTG GACGAGTCACAAGACTTTATTAAGAGGCAGCAGTTGCGCGAATTAGCTCTGCTGAATTCAAATTTCAGAGAAGAGAGTCCAGGGCCAAGTGGCAGTGTGTCCCCATTCAATTCAAGCGGAATGAAACGTGCGAAGCCGGGTCGCTGA